One Plasmodium sp. gorilla clade G2 genome assembly, chromosome: 12 genomic window carries:
- a CDS encoding DNA helicase 60 translates to MRRNLLKFTSINCKRNDCVSLSSNFFFIKNRSYKYITVRGKIGTNVISDKDNCNILNRGQANVLLSKKNICTENKIKQNDTEFYINEKVKDNMQNDLETSNNYNEMDQNGNGNKDNQMDNMMDNHTDNHMHDNTSYDNTLYDNTSYDNTLYDNDSFDRYQKKRDEIGENGFVQNRRYENYDKRKKSKTNYSYDNDYNQDSRNKRNMSYSDRYENLGSQLKDIEWDNVKYKIERQNLYSNINNNNKANDQNNDNSNNEQTNRLSKEDIQNELKKNNIYINKDGIIHNVINKFSDVCFHESILNYLNNKFNEPTAIQKITWPIALSGKDLIGVAETGSGKTLAFVLPCFMHILKHKEIVKNNNEQISQTNNLHQEEEVQINNHHFNEDNDNNDKNNININSNNNNNNNINSYDYDMNTSERVSDTYGLILLPTRELCLQVLDEIKAFEKNLPIKSVAVYGGVPKYYQINNLKKGADIIVATPGRLLDFLENGIINLLKCIYVVIDEADRLLDMGFEKQLRKIMTQVNKNKQLLFLTATWPEQVRKLAYDFCSYDPVKIQIGKNELTANKNIEQNVIISSSIDMKKKLLDWLKENYENNKILIFCDTKRNCDNLCKELRYHQYNALSIHGDKQQRERDRILNNYKTDRCNILVATDVASRGLDIKNISVVINYDIPNTIEDYIHRIGRTGRAGKKGKSILFFSYDYYIPQKLKFAKELIKLLNKTNQTVPAQLREIAYSR, encoded by the coding sequence atgagaaGAAATTTACTCAAGTTTACTTCTATCAACTGTAAGAGGAATGATTGTGTTTCTCTTTCgagcaattttttttttataaaaaataggtcatataaatatataactgtAAGAGGCAAAATAGGTACAAATGTAATTAGCGACAAGGataattgtaatatattGAATCGAGGGCAAGCAAATGTCCTACTGAgcaagaaaaatatatgcacagaaaataaaataaaacaaaatgatacagaattttatattaacgAAAAAGTAAAAGATAATATGCAGAATGATTTGGAAACGTCAAATAATTACAATGAAATGGATCAAAATGGAAATGGTAATAAGGATAATCAAATGGATAATATGATGGATAATCATACAGATAACCACATGCATGATAACACATCATATGATAACACATTATATGATAACACATCATATGATAACAcattatatgataatgatTCATTTGATagataccaaaaaaaaagagatgaAATAGGAGAAAATGGTTTTGTTCAAAATAGAAGAtatgaaaattatgataaacgtaaaaaatcaaaaacaaattattcatatgataatgattataatcaGGATtcaagaaataaaagaaacatGTCATATTCAGATAGATATGAAAATTTAGGAAGTCAATTAAAGGATATAGAATGGGATAatgttaaatataaaattgaaaGGCAAAACCTATACAGCAACAtaaacaacaataataaagctaatgatcaaaataatgataattcaaataatgaACAAACAAATCGTTTAAGTAAAGAagatatacaaaatgaattaaagaaaaataatatttatattaacaaGGATGGAATAATACATAATGTCATTAACAAATTCTCTGATGTATGTTTTCATGAatctatattaaattatctaaataataaatttaatgaaCCTACAGCTATTCAGAAAATCACATGGCCTATTGCTTTATCTGGAAAAGATCTTATAGGTGTAGCAGAAACTGGAAGTGGAAAAACTTTAGCTTTTGTTTTACCATGTTTTATGCATATACTAAAACATAAAGaaattgtaaaaaataataatgaacaaataaGTCAAACGAATAATTTACATCAAGAAGAGGAAGTgcaaataaataatcatcATTTTAATGAAGATAATGACAACAAcgacaaaaataatattaatattaatagtaataataataataataataatattaatagttatGATTATGATATGAATACCTCTGAACGTGTAAGCGATACCTATGGACTTATTTTATTACCTACCAGAGAATTGTGCTTACAAGTTCTAGATGAAATAAAAGCTTTTGAAAAAAACTTACCAATTAAAAGTGTTGCCGTTTATGGTGGAGTACCcaaatattatcaaataaataatttaaaaaaagggGCTGATATTATTGTTGCAACTCCTGGAAGACTTTTAGACTTTCTAGAAAATGGTATTATCAACCTTCTTAAATGTATTTATGTTGTTATCGATGAAGCTGATCGTTTACTTGATATGGGATTCGAAAAACaattaagaaaaattatgacacaagttaataaaaataaacaattgttatttttaacaGCTACTTGGCCTGAACAAGTCAGGAAACTTGCATATGATTTCTGTTCATACGATCCAGTAAAAATTCAAATAGGAAAAAATGAATTGACagcaaataaaaatattgagcAAAATGTAATTATAAGTTCTTCTATtgatatgaagaaaaaattattagattggttaaaagaaaattatgaaaataataaaattctaATATTTTGTGATACTAAAAGAAATTGTGATAATTTATGTAAAGAATTAAGATATCATCAATACAATGCTTTATCCATTCATGGTGATAAACAGCAAAGAGAAAGAGATcgaattttaaataattataaaacagATCGATGTAATATATTGGTAGCAACTGATGTAGCTTCAAGAGGAttagatattaaaaatatttcagtTGTCATTAATTATGATATACCTAATACAATAGAAGATTATATACATAGAATAGGAAGAACAGGAAGAGCtggaaaaaaaggaaaatctattttgttcttttcatatgattattatataccacaaaaattaaagtttgcaaaagaattaattaaattgttaaataaaacaaatcaaACGGTTCCAGCGCAATTAAGAGAAATAGCTTATTCGAGATAA
- a CDS encoding potassium channel produces the protein MNNDNVGREPIDVVYDKRFSGNIKPKTKKKKRNENKIRLFRIQHYIYNIFTSFLCLFIVILILYASIDISINYGPVIILYILILELGSMLISYILLQFPFFYRKLKNTFMRARNINKYSHQYRPLYYDNNSFNEEKESFNSSDDEKNGKRKRKHTYSFLSSDRGGKRSSFRRFLSSYKSRNDNEFVNSKTMKGKSKRKRKGLLSFNWIGYKNGEADKNTNDNNNNNNNNNNKYNDNNDNNKYNNNNNYSDNNIYSDNNNYSDTLKSHSEEDERRIKKKKKKKGKDKRIVVFPRNDTEGNSFKRESIYIDDCNMWMKKTMRKSNRPNFKLTRSLSFNINMNKDDDLIMKDSASLDNIKIFLGHGSSKFLREKNKLQKRKTSIYNKYVPLTFASSYKDDFFKEILKSQTDGIISGSSEYSSSSDDSNKNMFKTIYINNSNNLDKKGKNMDEDDDIVVGDNIYSNENIIIKENRYSMSNAILFHKEKRKYRKKDKNSICDEKKRISFFGVKKLKNNKNNKIKKKQKKQKRCFIKLKCLNKIKNLYYFFINYNMKSSKCSNNIYLFIRGFYIYTKHRFVHYLSYEPIWIVAILIRIVLWCIVWIWAASYMERKPKNFEITEWNMKNVPSFYGYIECTFQWCGVFDYFFGLYFSNNKLKYIFSFFSLIDFITTPVSSLIMNFFVQDNINHNYWFLILGPLRFLRLVRAESTISSCFFWLNDVKIIIIGIIILALAILFTFSGIMYILEAPDIERDFIKPLDFVYFGVITMSTVGYGDYTPVTKAGKFLTMFIIITCISFVAAQFKRLKEAMFSPKTVMGIIPKQDDDYILILGPVSPTQLLYICKGINNSFPNSVESIFLFTPLPVVIYRYVYGSIVKNTNIKICISGGNECFICPSIIYDAVINARALYILNNVDSEKYTLLYQQIFLASNNINFNNHDHQNQRINSQDILHNNIINKHNKDKSKYWKYDELFSEYKNEINKNNMLNLEMNININNSFSIKEKDDQQCLLRFIGTYNICNSLIPITLQLSNNTYEELIKSMNVYNYISIEELKYALLAKSVNCKGLFFLIINFFYKPKAVKSLKKYIIDLKLLMYNGMLRRKNRQRLSSSNFKIKRTSQQNKGKQNILSKISLFFKKEQKIQVLNQQISYDDKNNSNTTKTRGNNRNDNMDTQIEGKRSFQMDSKKKKQVMLKEGMNKDINEEINKQILQRTNERSNQLINECLNKDMNSHRKDSINENNINEHIEKNDLFFLNSLDPNDDTNLHNLSYKNYYYMLEKVNLNMYYYLEGLKYNIYRFQFPECMRGFLFQTASEYLYQKYSAFLIGIITINKEIFLNPVNYIIGEENKYFYTSAFSGIILTTSLDSLIKLSSINNISKKVYEYNKRLIEEKYKSTFSKNWIHSDDHYSSDHNHFVANTQIKETQINGDEVKIVLTSHDDSLHPSDPSIKLRKNSMRNIYNKKKSENYEEKNKIMDYKNINDDSTSHQVDDSSDSDNLRIESVSKKKKNIYYNLVLGICELENYISAYKDAFVDKDKPLLLVCGWPDNIHMFFKYLKRNVYNSSYMNKNNNNIDPYNNNNNIYSNNIIRKEKRKRKKMKKLNDDIKYNIIILSLHVPKFNYENDLFNYSDNVVFIRGSPLNSYNLIQAGVFYAKRIIILNSNHSLFIDKDAYRIDNEVIIIKNIVNQLFNYISKNKENYFNLLRKTFSKEHMDLTINEEIFLNDHINNSPNINEMIKVKMSDSSYDSLDDNYSSDDDSSDEDSSSSSSSNDDDENDDKNDDNNNHDDDNEGESLLLKQKKEKKKKKINKLKKRSLNVNNIFNINKNPYIICLIKNSESLEYIDGSINLSYENYNDNEKMNKIWENCGEYIYTFELVSANIFVHEMLHNLVSFSLPISKYAIEYSVIYSLIGIDINEYSKNAQKFHKNLNLSTGYVSLVPIPSYFYKKSFYKCFSYFLHNKLSLCIGILRYIDISSLSNNSKKLFVLSCPSRTMKIEPHDQAYVIAHRM, from the exons atgaataatgataatgttgGGAGAGAACCTATAGATGTTGTTTATGATAAAAGGTTTAGTGGTAACATAAAaccaaaaacaaaaaagaagaaaaggaATGAGAATAAAATTCGATTATTTCGAATAcaacattatatttataatatatttacatcatttttatgtttatttattgtcATATTAATTCTGTATGCATCTATAGATATATCAATAAATTATGGGccagtaataatattatatatcttaatATTAGAATTGGGTAGTATgctaatatcatatattttattacaatttccttttttttatcgTAAATTAAAGAATACATTTATGAGAGCtcgtaatattaataaatattcacATCAATATAGACCTCTTTATTATGATAACAACTCATTTAATGAGGAAAAGGAATCGTTTAATAGTTCTGATGacgaaaaaaatggaaaaagaaaaaggaaacATACATATTCTTTTCTGAGTTCTGATAGAGGAGGAAAACGAAGTAGTTTCAGAAGATTTCTTTCTTCATATAAATCAAGAAATGACAATGAATTTGTAAATAGTAAGACTATGAAAGGTAAaagtaaaagaaaaaggaaagGATTGCTCAGTTTTAATTGGATAGGATATAAGAATGGAGAGGCTGACAAGAATacgaatgataataataataataataataataataataataaatataatgataataatgataataataaatataataataataacaattataGTGATAATAACATTTATAGTGATAATAACAATTATAGTGATACATTAAAGAGCCATAGTGAAGAAGATGAgagaagaataaaaaaaaaaaagaaaaagaaaggaaAAGATAAACGCATAGTAGTATTTCCAAGAAATGATACTGAAGGAAATAGTTTTAAAAGAGAAAGTATTTATATAGATGATTGTAATATGTGGATGAAAAAGACAATGAGAAAAAGTAATCGACCAAATTTTAAATTGACTAGATCTCTTAGTttcaatattaatatgaataaagatGATGATTTGATAATGAAAGATTCTGCTAGtttagataatataaagatatttttAGGACATGGATCAAGTAAATTtttaagagaaaaaaataaattacagaaaaggaaaacatcaatatataataaatatgtgcCCTTAACATTTGCTTCATCATATAAAGatgatttttttaaagagATTTTAAAATCTCAAACAGATGGGATAATATCTGGTAGTTCTGAATATTCTTCATCTAGTGATGATTCTAATAAGAATATGTTTAAAacgatatatattaataatagtaataatttgGATAAGAAAGGTAAGAATATGGATGAAGACGATGATATAGTTGTTGGAGATAATATTTATTCGAatgagaatataataataaaagagaaTCGTTATAGTATGAGTAATGcaatattatttcataaagaaaagagaaaatatagaaaaaaggataaaaataGTATATGTGATGAAAAGAAGAGAATATCATTTTTTGgtgtaaaaaaattaaaaaataataaaaataataaaataaaaaaaaaacaaaaaaaacaaaaaagatgttttataaaattaaaatgtttgaataaaataaagaatttatattatttctttataaattataatatgaaatcaTCAAAATGTtcgaataatatatatttatttattcgtggtttttatatatatacaaaacatcgatttgttcattatttatCTTATGAGCCAATATGGATAGTTGCTATATTAATAAGAATAGTTTTATGGTGTATTGTATGGATATGGGCAGCAAGTTATATGGAAAGGAAACCTAAGAATTTTGAGATAACAGAATggaatatgaaaaatgtgCCTTCATTTTATGGATATATAGAATGTACATTTCAATGGTGTGGTgtttttgattatttttttggtttatatttttctaataataaattaaaatatattttttcttttttttcattaatagATTTTATAACAACACCAGTATCATCATTAATTATGAATTTCTTTGTACAGgataatattaatcataATTATTGGTTTTTAATATTAGGTCCATTACGTTTTTTACGATTAGTAAGAGCAGAGAGTACCATCAGTTCATGTTTTTTTTGGTTGAAtgatgtaaaaataataattataggaataataatattagctttagctatattatttacattctctggtataatgtatatattagaaGCACCAGATATAGAAAGAGATTTTATAAAACCATTagattttgtatattttggTGTTATTACTATGTCTACTGTAGGATATGGTGATTATACACCTGTAACAAAAGCTGGGAAATTTCTAAcaatgtttattattattacatgtaTTAGTTTTGTTGCAGCTCAATTTAAAAGATTAAAAGAAGCCATGTTTAGTCCTAAAACTGTTATGGGTATTATACCAAAACAAGATgatgattatattttaatattaggACCCGTAAGTCCTActcaattattatatatatgtaaaggTATAAATAATAGCTTTCCTAATTCTGTTGaatctatttttttatttacaccATTACCTGttgttatatatagatatgtaTATGGTAGTATTGTTAAAAATAccaatattaaaatttgtaTTAGTGGAGGTAATGAATGTTTTATTTGTCCTAGTATTATTTATGATGCTGTCATTAATGCTAGAGctctatatattcttaataaTGTAGATTCTGAAAAATATACTTTATTGTATCAACAAATCTTTTTAgctagtaataatattaattttaataatcatGATCATCAAAATCAAAGAATTAACTCACAAGATAtcttacataataatattataaataaacataataaagaCAAATCAAAATATTGGAAATATGATGAACTATTCtcagaatataaaaatgaaattaataaaaataatatgctAAATCTTGAAATGAATATTAATATcaataattcattttctaTCAAAGAAAAAGATGATCAACAATGTCTATTAAGATTTATAGGCacttataatatttgtaattcTTTAATACCTATCACATTACAATTAtctaataatacatatgaagAATTAATCAAATCAatgaatgtatataattatataagtattgaagaattaaaatatgCACTACTAGCTAAAAGTGTTAATTGTAAAGGCTTGTTCTTTCTTATTATCAACTTTTTCTATAAACCCAAAGCCGTCAaaagtttaaaaaaatatataattgattTGAAGTTGTTAATGTATAATGGAATGTTGAGAAGAAAAAACAGACAAAGGTTAAGTAGCAgcaattttaaaattaaacgTACGTCACAACAAAATAAAGGCAAACAAAACATTTTAAGCAAAATTAGTTTGTTTTTCAAAAAAGAACAGAAAATTCAAGTTCTTAATCAACAGATAAGTTATGACgacaaaaataatagtaatactACAAAAACGAGAGGTAACAATAGGaatgataatatggataCACAAATTGAAGGGAAGCGATCTTTCCAAATGGattcaaagaaaaaaaaacaggtCATGCTTAAGGAGGGCATGAAcaaagatataaatgaagagATAAACAAACAGATACTCCAACGAACGAATGAAAGATCTAACCAACTTATCAATGAATGTTTAAACAAAGATATGAATTCACATAGAAAGGATAGTATTAATGAGAACAATATTAATGaacatatagaaaaaaatgatctcttttttttaaattctttaGATCCAAATGATGATACAAATTTACATAACCTTAGttataagaattattattacatgttAGAAAAGGTTAActtaaatatgtattattatttagaaggattaaaatataatatatatagatttcAATTTCCTGAGTGTATGAGAGGTTTTCTTTTTCAAACAGCTTctgaatatttatatcagaAATATAGTGCTTTTCTTATTGGTATCAtaacaataaataaagaaatatttttaaatccagttaattatattataggagaagaaaataaatatttttatacgtCTGCATTTTCTGGTATTATATTAACAACTAGTTTAGAtagtttaataaaattatcttctataaataatatatcaaaaaaggtttatgaatataataaaagattaattgaggaaaaatataaatctactttttcaaaaaattggATTCATTCTGATGACCATTATAGTAGTGATCATAATCATTTTGTTGCAAACACACAAATAAAAGAAACTCAGATAAATGGGGATGAAGTTAAAATTGTTTTGACAAGTCATGATGATTCTTTACATCCATCAGATCCTTCCATTAAGCTTCGAAAGAATAGTATGAggaatatatacaataaaaagaaaagtgaaaattatgaagaaaaaaataaaattatggactacaaaaatataaatgatgatagtACATCACATCAGGTTGATGATAGTAGTGATTCTGATAATTTACGAATAGAAAGTGtatcaaaaaagaaaaaaaatatttattataatctaGTGTTGGGTATATGCGAACTGGAGAATTACATATCAGCATATAAAGATGCATTTGTTGATAAGGATAAGCCATTATTACTAGTATGTGGGTGGCCAGATAATATCCACatgttttttaaatatttgaagagaaatgtatataattcatcttatatgaataaaaataataataacattgacccatacaataataataataatatatatagtaataatatcataagaaaggaaaaaaggaaaagaaaaaaaatgaaaaagttaaatgatgatataaaatataatattatcattttatcaTTACATGTCCCAAAATTTAATTACGAAAATGatctttttaattattcaGATAATGTGGTATTCATAAGAGGTTCCCCTTTAAATAGCTATAATTTAATACAAGCTGGTGTTTTTTATGCAAagagaattattatattaaattcaaACCATAGTTTATTTATTGATAAAGATGCATATAGAATAGATAATGaagtaataattattaaaaatattgtaaatcaattatttaattatatatctaaaaataaagaaaattacTTTAATTTGTTAAGGAAGACGTTTTCAAAGGAACATATGGACTTAactataaatgaagaaatatttttaaacgaCCATATTAATAACAGtccaaatataaatgaaatgaTTAAGGTTAAAATGTCAGATTCGAGTTATGATTCTcttgatgataattattcatCAGATGACGATTCTTCAGATGAGGATTCATcgtcttcttcttcttctaatgatgatgatgaaaatgatgataaaaatgatgataataataatcatgatGATGACAATGAAGGAGAAAGTTTATTGTTAAAacagaaaaaagaaaagaaaaaaaaaaagattaataAGTTAAAGAAAAGATCACTAAATGTTAataacatatttaatatCAATAAAAACCCATACATAATttgtttaattaaaaattcaGAAAGTCTTGAATATATTGATGGAAGTATAAATTTATCATACGAAAATTATAACGATAATGagaaaatgaataaaatatggGAAAATTGtggtgaatatatatatacctttgAATTAGTATCAgcaaatatttttgttcatGAAATGTTACATAATTTAGTTTCCTTTTCATTACCAATTAGTAAATATGCAATCGAATATTCAgttatttattctttaataggtattgatataaatgaatattcaaaaaatgcACAAAaatttcataaaaatttaaatcttAGTACAGGATATGTTAGTTTAGTTCCTATCCCTtcctatttttataaaaaaagctTCTATAAATGCTTTTCATACTTTTTACATAATAAACTATCCTTATGTATTGGAATATTAAGATATATTGACATTTCATCCTTGTCCAATAACTCCAAAAAGTTGTTCGTTTTATCCTGCCCATCCAGGACAATGAAGATTGAACCGCATGACCAA gcTTATGTTATTGCACACAggatgtaa